A region of the Mesoterricola sediminis genome:
ACAGCGTCGCTTGTATGTCTGTTCGATTTACGCGGGGCGGGAGGGGGGTGGGGCTGGACAGGAGCCGGCTGGGCGGCAGCCCCTGTCGGGCGGCGCGCCGGGTCAGGGTGGCGGGCCAGGGCCGGGGGCGGGGGGCTTCGGGCTCCGCGGGGGAACGCCAGGCGCGCATCGCCGTGGCCGGGGCGGCGGGGGCCTCGGCGGCGCCGGTTTCGGCGGGCCCGGAGGTGCGCTGGGGCGTCCGGCAGGGGGTCCCCGGGGCCGGGAGCTGGCCGGCGGTGAGGGCCGGGCCCCCGGGGGCTTCAGGGGCGTGACCGCAGGGGCAGGTGCCGGCCTCGCAGCCGCAAGGGCAAGCGGAGGCCACGGGGGCTCCGACCATGCGAATCCCGCCGACCGGACTCACCAGGGCCAGGACGGCGAGGCCAAGGATCTGGAGCAATCGGCGCACTTGGATTCACCCTTCATCCAGCTTACCACCCCTCGGGCGTCCTTTCAGGGGCCCGGGACCCTCGCCCCCTGGGCGCCTACCGGGAAGCCGGCCGTGCCGGGTTGGTATGAAAATTCCCTAACTGCCTCCGGGCGTCGGTCCCTGCGCCACCTTCATGCGATTGCGGACCGCCCGGACCCCCGAGACCTCCCGGGCCACCTGGGCCGCCAGGGCGCGTTCCTGTCCGGTCCGTGCCGTGCCCCACAGGGTGACGGTGCCCCGGTACGTGGACACCCGGGTGGCGAGGGTCCGGGTCCCCCGGCGGAAGAGGAGCATGACCTTCACCTGGGCGGTGATGGTGGCGTCGTCCAGGCGCTCGGCTAGGGGACGCGCGACGGCCGTGTCCAGGGTGAGGGTGTTCCGCACCTCCCGGACCCCCGCCACGTCCCGGACGACGGCCCCGGCCCGGTCCCGGTCCCGGGCGGCGGGCACGGAGCCCGAGAGGGTGGCGATCCCCTCCCGCACCTCCACGTCGATGCGCTCCGCCCGCAGGTCCCGGCGGTACCGCAGCGCCGCCCGGACCCGTGCGGCGAGCCAAGCGTCCGAGGCCTCCGCGGGCGCGTCGGGGCGGACCTTCAGCCGGTTTTCCACGGAGCGAACGCCCGGCAGTCCCGCCACCGTCTCCTCCGCCAGGGTGCGGTGGAAGCCGTCCGAGACCGTGCCCGTCAGGGTGACAACGCCATTCCGGGCCTGGAGGTCCACCGCATCCTCCCGCAGGTGGACGCGGAAGGCGAAGGTGCGGCGCGCCGCCGCCTCGATGCGGGCGTCCTGGGCGCGGTCCCGCGCGGCCGCCGGCGCGGCCAGCAGGAGGGCGAGCAGGAGGGGGACAGGGCGCATGGGACCTCCGGAACCTGCGTCTTCGATGCCGCTGGCGTCATCCAAGGCCCAGGGGCCGCCGTGCCCCGAGGAGGAATGCATGGAAACGCCCACCGCCGTGCCCCGGATCCTCATCCTCGGCGGGGGCTTCGCCGGGCTGGAGGCCGCCCGGGGCTTGGCCGGGAGCCGGGCCGCGGTGACCCTGGTGGACCGCCAGAACCACCACGTGTTCCAGCCCCTGCTCTACCAGGTGGCCGCGGCCACCCTCTCCCCCGAGGACATCGCGTCGCCCATCCGGCGCCTGCTCAACCGGGCCGCCAACGTGGAGGTGCTCCTGGGCGAGGCGGTGGACCTGGACCCGGCGGCCCGGGCGGTGCGCCTCGCGGACGGGGCCGTCCTGCCCTACGACGTGCTGGTCCTGGCCACGGGGGCCACCCACGCCTATTTCGGCCACGACGCCTGGGCGCGCTGGGCCCCGGGCCTCAAGGACCTCCAGGACGCCCTCCGGGTGCGGGACCGCTTTCTGGAAACCTTCGAGCGGGCGGAGCGGGAGCCGGATCCGGAGGCGCGCCGGGCCCTGCTCACCTTCGTCATCGTGGGCGGCGGCCCCACCGGGGTGGAACTGGCGGGCACCCTCAAGGAGATGGCCCGCCTGTCCCTGCCCCGGGATTTCCGGCGCATCCGCACCGAGCGGGCCCGGGTGGTGCTGGTGGAGGCGGGGCCCCGCATCCTGCCGGCCTTCGGGGAGGACCTGGCGGAGGCCGCCCAGCGGAGCCTGGCCCGCATCGGGGTGGAGGTGCGGGTGGACCAGGCCGTCACGGGCGTGGACGCGGCGGGGGTGGACCTGGGGGCGGAACGGATCCCCGCCCGGACCGTGCTCTGGGCGGCGGGGGTGGCGGCCTCGCCCCTGGGCCGCTGCCTGGGCGTGCCCCTGGACAAGGCCGGCCGGGTGCCGGTGGGGCCGGACCTGTCCCCCCCCGGCCATCCGGAGATCTTCGTGCTGGGGGACCTGGCCGCCGTCGCCCAGGAGGGGGGACGACCTCTCCCCGGGCTGGCGGCCGTGGCCCTGCAGGAGGGGCGCTACGCGGCCCGGGCCATCCGGGCGGACCTGGCGGGCCGGCCCCGGGGCGCCTTCCGCTACCGGGACCGGGGCACCATGGCGACCATCGGCCGCGGGGCCGCCATCGCGGAACTGGGCGCGTTCCGCTTCGCGGGGTACGGGGCCTGGCTCCTGTGGCTCTTCGTCCACCTCATGCTCCTGGTGGACTTCCGGAACCGGGTCTTCGTGTTCTGGCAGTGGCTGTGGGCCTACGCCACGGCCCAGCGGCGGGCCCGCCTGATCCTGGGGCGGCTCAGCCCAAGGCCAGGGCCGCCATCACCTCCAGGATGAACAAATTCGAATCCCCGAAGGCCCGCCGGACGGTGCGGGGTCCCGGGAAGGCGCCCAGGAGGGGGGCGGTGCGCAGCACCCAGAGGCAGGCGCCCGCCCCCAGGATGGCCAGCCCCAGGGGGCGGGCCACGACGCCGGTGGCGGGCAAGAGCAGGCAGGCGATGGCCGTCCCGCAGGCCCAGGCGAAGGCCAGGCGCCGCACGGCCCGGGCCTCCAACCGAACGAGGGGGGTGGGCAGGCCCGCCGCCGCGTAGTCCTGCCCGTGCAGGAGGGCCAGCATCCAGAAGTGGGGCACCTGCCACAGGAAGAACACCAGGCCGATGGCGAGGATCGGCGCCTCGACGGGGCCCCCGCCGGCCGCCGTCCAGCCCATGGCCGGGGGCAGGGCCCCGATGAGGGCGCCCGGCACCACGGCATAGGGGGACCGGCGCTTGAGGGGGGTGTACACGAGCACGTACCAGCCGAGGGCCGCGAGGCCCAGCATCTGGGGCAGGGGACCGAGCCCCCGCCCCAGGACCGCCGCCCCCGCGCCGCAGAGGGCGGTGGCGATGGCACAGGCGGCCCAGGGGCCCAGGGCGCCCCGGGCCACGGGCCGGTCCCGGGTCCGGCGCATGCGGGCGTCCAGGTCCCGTTCCAGCACTTCGTTGAAGGCCGAGGCCCCCATGGCCAGCAGGAGGGTCCCGGCGCCCAGCGGCAGGAGGGCGGCGAGGGGGACCCCGCCGCCCAGGGCGTGGCGGGCCGCGGCGAAGCCCGCCCCCGCAGACAGGGCCGAGAAGGCGGAGATGGTGAATTTGGTCAAGGCGAACCCGTCGCGCAGCCTCATCGGCACCCCTTCAGGAAGCCCACCGCCCGGTCCAGGTCGTCGGGGCCCAGGGCCGCCGCGGGCATGACCCGCGGGTAGCCGTGGACGGGGGCATGGTCGGCGTCGACGATGGCCGTGCGGATCCGGCGCTCGTCCACGCGGATGGTTTCCAGGCCCCGGGGCGTATCCACCTGTTCGGTGCGCCCCAGGAGGCCCTTGAAGGTGGGGCCCACGGCGGGGCGGCCGTCCAGGGTGTGGCAGGCCAGGCAGCCGTGGTCCCGCAGCAGGGCCAGGCCCCGGGGCTGGGGGGCCTGGGGTTCGGGGGCCTCCTCGCCGCCGAAGTACCAGGCCCGGAAATCGGCCTCGGGGACGATGACCGCCTCGGCCACCATGCGGCTGTGGTCCACCCCGCAGATCACCGTGCACTGGATGTCGTAGATGCCCTCCCGGGTGGCCTGGAACCAGGTGCGGTTCACGTGGCCGGGCACGGCGTCGGCCTTCAGCCGGAAGTCGGGGATGTAGAAGCCGTGGATGACATCGGCGGTGAGGACGTCCAGGCCGATGGGCCGGTCCACGGGGGCATAGAGGCGGGCCGTCTCCTTGCCGTTGGGGTAGCGGAAGGACCAGGACCACTGGCGGCCCGTGACGGTCACCCCGAGGGCCTCCCGGGGCACGGTCCGCATGCGCCGGTAGTCGGTCCAGCCGAAGGCGAAGATGGCCAGGAAGAGCCCCGTGGGGACCAGGGTCCAGGTGACCTCCAGGAGGAGGCTGCCCTCGGAGGGCGGCAGCCGGTGGGGGCGCCCGCGCCGGTAGCGCACCACGAAGGCGACCATGGTCGCCGTCAGGCCCGCGTAGAAAAGGAGGCTGACGGCCACCCAGAACCAGAAGACCCGGTCCGTGCCGCCGGCGGCGAGGGAGAGGGGGGCGTTCACGGGCACCTCACCGGAAGGCCGCGTCCGAGAAGAGGAGCGCGAGGTAGATGAGCAGGGTCCCCAGGGCCGCCGCGACCACCATGCGCAGGAGGAAGCCCTCGTGCTTCAGGTGCATGAAGTGGCGGAGCACCAGCCAGGCCTTGGCGGGGGTCAGGACGAGGAGGCCGAGGAAGGCCGGCACCGGGCCCAGGCGGCTCACGGCGACGAGGCCGAGGGTGAGGGCGGCCAGGGCCGCCCAGACGCGGAGGGGCGGGATCCACCAGGGTGTCATTCAGGCCGCCAGGTAGAAGAGGGGGAGGAGGAAGATCCACACGATGTCCACCAGGTGCCAGTAGAGGCCGCCGCATTCCAGGACGATGGGGCGGTCCCGCCGCAGGGCCAGAATGGTCCCCAGCACCAGCAGGCCCGCCACCACATGGAGGCCGTGGAGGCCCGTGAGGGTGTAGTAGAGGCCGAAGAAGACCTGCTCCCCCGGGGGCAGGGCGGCCAGGTGCGGGTGGCCCGGCCGGAGGCCGTGCCCGAACTTGACCGACCACTCCACGGCCTTCACGGCGAGGAAGGCCAGGCCGAGGACGAGGGTGAGGGCCTGGAAGCTCCGGGAGAGCCGCACGAGGTCCCGGCGCCGGGCCTCCAGGGCCAGGGCCATGCTGAGGCTGCTCGTGATGAGCACGAAGGTGTTGGCCACCCCGAGGCGGGCGTCCATGGCCCCGCCGGCGCGGTGGAAGGCCTGGGGGTGCAGGTGCCGCAGGTAGGCGTACCCCATGAGGAGGCCGCCGAAGAGCACCAGCTCCGTGACGAGGAAGAGCCACATGCCCAGGCGGGCGCTGTCCGCGTCGCCGTGGCCGCTCATGGCGTCCCCCGGTGGAGGGCGTAGGGGCCGGCGGTGATCTCGGGGATCGCCTCGAAGTTCTCCACGGGCGGGGGGCTGGGCACGGTCCACTCCAGGGTCGACCCGCCCCAGGGATCGGCGGGGGCCCGGGGGCCCCGGAGGAGGCCCCAGAGGATGCAGCCCACGTAGAGGAGGAGCCCGGCCACCAGGAGCCAGCTCCCCACGGTGATCCACACGTGCAGCTCGTGGTACCGGGGCAGGTGCTGGAAGTAGCGCCGGGGCATGCCCATCCAGCCCGCCACGAGCATCCCGCCGTAGAGGAGGTTGAAGCCCGTGAAGAGGGGGAACCAGGCGGCGAAGGCCGCGCGGCGGGACACCATCCGGCCCGACATCTTGGGGAACCAGTGGAGCCCTGCGGCGAGGAAGGCGAAGCCCGTCCCGCCGAACATCACGTAGTGGAAGTGGCCCACGATCCAGTACGTGTCGTGCACGTGCACGTTGACGGAGAGGGCCCCCTGCAGCACCCCCGTGATCCCGCCGGCGGCGAAGAGGAAGATGAAGGTCAGGGCGTAGAGGAGGGGCGGCTCGAAGGCGATGCGGCCGCGGTGGAGGGTGGCGACCCAGTTGAAGACCTTGATGGAGCTGGGCACGGCCACCAGCATGGTGAGCACGGAAAACACCACGTCCCCCGTCTCGCTCATGCCCGAGGTGAACATGTGGTGGCCCCACACGAGGGAGCCCACGCTGGCGATGCCCAGGCTGGAGAGGGCGATGGCCTTGTACCCGAAGACCGGCCGGTGCGCGAAGGTGGGCAGGATCTCGGAGACCGCCCCCATGGCCGGGACGATCATGATGTACACGGCCGGGTGGGAGTAGATCCAGAAGAGGTGCTGGTAGAGGAGGGGATCGCCGCCCCGGGCGGGGTCGAAGACCCCCACCCCGAAGAGGCGCTCCAGCATGACGAGGATCAGGGTGACGGCCAGCACCGGGGTGGCCAGGATCTGGATCCAGCCGGTGGCGTAGAGGCTCCAGACGAACAGGGGCATCCGGAAGAAGGTCATGCCCGGCGCCCGGAGGCGGTGGATGGTGGCGATGAAGTTGATGCCCGTGAGCATGGAGGAGAAGCCCAGGAGGAAGACCCCGAAGACGGCCAGGCTCACGTTGGTGCCCGTGCGGGTGCTGAAGGGGGCGTAGAAGCTCCAGCCCGTGTCCGGGGGCCCGCCCCCGGTGAAGAGGGAGGCCAGGGCCACGGCCGTGCCCGCCGCGAAGAACCAGAAGGAGGCCAGGTTCAGGCGCGGGAAGGCCACGTCCCGGGCCCCGATGAGGATGGGCAGGAGGAAGTTGCCGAACACCGCCGGCAGGCCGGGGATCACGAAGAGGAAGATCATGATCACCCCGTGCAGGGTGAAGAGGGCGTTGTAGGTCTGGGCCGTGATGAGGTGCTGGAACCGGTAGAGCTGAACCAGGCGCATGACCAGGCCGATCCCCGCCCCCGTGAGGAAGAGGGCGGACATGAGGGCCAGGTAGAGCACCCCCACCCGCTTGTGGTCGGTGGACAGGAGCCATGCGCCGGGCCCGCGCCCGGCCTCCAGGTAGGATGCGTTCATGTCCGCCTCCGGCGCCGGCCCTGGATGGCCAGGGTGATCATGAAGACGAGGAAGCCCGTGACGCCGACGATCCCGAAGAACCGGGTGAGGCTGAACACGTCCCGGCGGGCCGCGGGATCGTAGCGGAAGCAGATGGACAGGGCCTTGGCCACGGTGGGGCCGGTGCGTCCCCCCGCCGCTTCCTGGGCGGCCATCTGCAGTTCCGCGGGCAGGTAGGTGAGCCCGTAGAGGTAGCGGGACACGCGCCCGCCGGGCGCGAGGACGGTGACCACCGCCGGATGGGCGAAGTCCTCCCCCTGGGCCTCGAAGCGGAACCCCACGGCGTCCGCCAGGGCCCGGGTGGCCGCCGCGTCCCCGGTGAGGAAGCGCCAGGACGCCGGGTCCACCGCGCGGGGGATCTGCTGCAGGTAGTTGTCGCGCTTGCGGCGGGCCACGTCCGGGGTGTCCCGGGGATCGAAGCTGACGGTGAGGACGTGGAACCGGTCCCCGGGCTCGCCGGGGCTCCGGGCCAGGGCGTCCACGAGGCCGTTGAGCTGGGGGGTGCAGACCCCGGCGCAGCGGAAGTAGTTGAGGGTCAGGAGGACGGGCTTGTCCAGGAGGCTGCCCAGCACCACCGGGCGGCCTTCCTCGTCCCGCAGGATCAGTTCGACGGGGACCTGGGCCCCGGGGCGTTCGTCCACCCCGAGGCTTGCCCGGGCGGGCAGGGACATCAGGAGGAGGGCCGGGAGGAGGACGTGCTTCATGGGAGCTCCTGGAGGAACCGGCGCCGGCGCTCGGGGGAGGCCACCAGCACGGCGGGGGTGAAGCCGTTGTCCTGGACCTGGGCGGCCACGGCGCCGAGCAAGGCGGTGTCCGAGGCCCGGGCCCCGGGGTGGGCGGCCAGGGCCGCGGCGGCCCGGGCCGGGTCGGCGACGGCCCAGGCCGGGGCCCGGGGCAGGGGGGGCGGGGGCGCGGCCTCCGCGGCGAGGCGGGCCATGGCCCGGGAGACGGGGATCAGGTTGGGGAGGCGGCCCTCCGGCGCCTGGAAGGCGCGGAGCAGGGTCGCCCGATCCTCGGGGCCGTGGTCGAAGGGGCCGAGGCCCATGACGACCCGGGCCAGGGCCACCCGGGCCTTGCGCCCCAGGTGGCGGTAGGGGGCCATGGCGGTGCCGGGGACGCCCTCCTCCAGGGTCCGGAGGATGCCGGCGAGGTCGGCCCCGTGCTTCCAGCCCCCGGTCTGGGTGAAGTCCCGGGGCGGCGGAGCGAGGCCCCGGCCCGCAGGTCCGTCCCCGCGACCCGCCGGACCGTGGCAGCCCGCGCACAGGCGGTCGTAGGTGCGGCGGGCCTCGGCGAGGGCCGCCGGGTCCGGGTCCAGGAGGGTGGCCGGATCCACCTTCGGGGGCAGGCCGCCGCGCACGGCCGGGCACTCCGTGGGGTCCAGCCAGCCGGTGGCCTCCCGGGGCCCCCGGGGCAGGCCCCGGCCCCGGCCCAGGCCGGGCGTGACGAGGAAGGCGAAGACCCCCGCGAGGCAGAGGCACCCGCCCAGGGCGGCGGCGGTTTCGGCCCGGCGGATCACAGGCGGAACCCCAGGCCCGAGGCCAGGCGGGGATCCCCCTGGGGCAGGTCGGCCCCGAGGCGGTCCGCCCAGCCGAGCCAGGCCAGGCCCGCGCCGCCCAGGGCCAGGGCGATGGCCGCCTCGGGCCAGCCGAACCGGAGGGGGAGGCCCGCCGAGGGCAGCACCAGCCAGGCCGTGTCCAACAGGTGGCCCGCCAGGACCAGGAGGGCCACCCCGGCCAGGCGGCGGGGGTCCGATTTGGCCGCCCGGGGCAGCAGGAGGAGGAAGGGAACGGCGAAGCGGAGGAGGGCGAGGCAGACGCTGGCCTTCCGCCAGCCGCCCTGGAGGCGCAGGAGGTACCAGCCGGCTTCGTCCGGCAGGTTGCCGTACCACATGAGCAGGTACTGGGCATAGGCGATGTAGGCCCAGAAGGCCGTGAACGCGAAGAGCCAGGCCCCCAGGTTGTGCAGGTGATCGGGGCGGAGGCCGGGGAGCCGCCCCTGGCGGCGCAGGGCCAGGGTGGCGAGGGTTGTCGCGGCGAAGCCCGCCAGGAGGCTGCCGGCGGTGAGATACACGCCCAGCAGGTCGCTGTACCAGGCCGGCGTGAGGCCCCCCACCCAGTCGTAGGCGGTCTGGGTGATCACCAGGGCGTAGAGCGCCATGAAGCCCGGCGCGAAGCGGCGCAGGCGGGCGCCATGGACGGCGGCGTCGCCGGCGGCCATGCGCAGGGAGAGGCCCGTCAGGACCTGGGCGGACAGGAGGCACAGGCCCATGGCGAGGGTCACCCGCAGGGCGACGGCCGGCGCCCCGAGCCAGGTGGCCTTGGCCCCGCCCGCGGGCCAGCCGGGGTACAGGGGGCCGAGGGCGCCCAGGGCCAAGGCGGCCACGGGGGCCAGGGGCCAGGCCAAGGTGGCCAGGCGCTCCGGCACCCGGCGGAGGGGCACGCTCCAGCGGGCGCCCACCAGGTGCTCCAGGGCCGGCTGGAAGAGGCAGCCCAGGACGAGGGTCTGCAGGAAGAGAAAGGCCGTGATCCAGGCGCCCCAGAAGCGGAGCGGGTCGACCCGCCAGGCGGTGTAGGCGCCCAGGGCGCCGGCGGCCGCGGCGAGGCGGAGAAGGCGGGTCATGGGGTTCCCTCCGGGAGATCGGCGTCCGGCGCGTGGCGGGCGCGCTGCAGGGCGCGGACGTAGTGGACGACGGCCCAGGCCCGCGTGCCCTCCAGCTCCGCCTCGTGGCCGGGCATGGCGTTCCGGCCCTTGAGCACCACCCACCAGATGCGGCCGTCCGGGTAGGCCCGGACGGTGTCCGTGTGGAGGTTGGCGGGGGCGGCCCCGTAGGCGCTCCCCAGGGTGCCGCGGCCGTCGCCCAGGGGGCCGTGGCAGACGACGCACCGGGCCTGGAAGGCCGCCCGGCCCTCGGCGAGGACGGCGGCGGTGGCGGGGAGGGGGTTCGCGAAGCCCGAGGCCTCCTCGAGGCCCGCGGCCCCCGGCGGCATGTGCCCCCGGGCCACCGTGCCGGGGACGGGGGGGCGCTGGCCCCGCCCGTCCGGGAAGAACCGGCTGGGCGCCTGGGGGTTCAGGCGGGGCTGGCGTTCCATGCGCACCATGGGCCGGACCTCCGGGTAGACCTTGACGGCCCCGTAGGCCAGCAGGCCCGCCGCGGCCGCGGCGCCCCCGGCGGCGAGGAGCGCGGCCCCGGGCCGCCGGGGATGGACGGTGAGCCGGACCCGCTCCACGTCCCGGGCCCCCGCCTCCCGCAGGGCCGCCTCGCAGGCCGCGGGATCCCCTTCCAGGGAGAGCGCGTAGCCGTCCCGGGTGATGGCGGCCATGGCGCGGGTCGCCAGCAGGGGGTGCCCGAAGGCGGGAAGCCCGTTCAGGAGGAGGAGCATGCCCAGGGCCGCGGCGGCCGCCGCGAAGAGGATGGCCACCTCGAACACCACGGGCACGAGGGGGACCCAGCTGCCTTCCGGCTTGCCGCTGACCCGGAGGGGGTAGTCCACGGCCGTCGTCCACCAGGCCAGGAGGAAGCCGGCCCCGGCGCCGAGGGCCGCGCCCAGGCCCACCAGGGGGGCCAGGGGCCCCTCGGGGCGGCCGAGGGCGGCCTGGAGGCCGTGGACCTCGTGGGGAGCGTAGGCCTCCAGCGGGCCCCGGCCCCGGAGGGCCCGGGCGGCGGCGAGGAGGTCCTCGGGGCCGGAGAAGAGGCCGACGGCGCCCCAGGGATGGGTGTCAGGCATGGCCGGCCTCCCGCTGAGAGGCCTTCACCTCGGAGGTCGCCACGATGGGGAGGAACCGGATGAAGAGGAGCACCAGCGTGAAGAAGAGCCCGAAGGAGCCCGCCAGGATCCCCAGGTCGACCCAGGTGGGGGAGAAGGGGCGGGAGGCGCTGGGCAGGTAGTCCTGGTGCAGGCCGATGACGATGATGACGAAGCGCTCGAACCACATGCCCACCGTGACGGCGGCCG
Encoded here:
- a CDS encoding cytochrome C oxidase subunit IV family protein, which encodes MTPWWIPPLRVWAALAALTLGLVAVSRLGPVPAFLGLLVLTPAKAWLVLRHFMHLKHEGFLLRMVVAAALGTLLIYLALLFSDAAFR
- a CDS encoding BON domain-containing protein — encoded protein: MRPVPLLLALLLAAPAAARDRAQDARIEAAARRTFAFRVHLREDAVDLQARNGVVTLTGTVSDGFHRTLAEETVAGLPGVRSVENRLKVRPDAPAEASDAWLAARVRAALRYRRDLRAERIDVEVREGIATLSGSVPAARDRDRAGAVVRDVAGVREVRNTLTLDTAVARPLAERLDDATITAQVKVMLLFRRGTRTLATRVSTYRGTVTLWGTARTGQERALAAQVAREVSGVRAVRNRMKVAQGPTPGGS
- a CDS encoding cytochrome c oxidase subunit 3; translated protein: MSGHGDADSARLGMWLFLVTELVLFGGLLMGYAYLRHLHPQAFHRAGGAMDARLGVANTFVLITSSLSMALALEARRRDLVRLSRSFQALTLVLGLAFLAVKAVEWSVKFGHGLRPGHPHLAALPPGEQVFFGLYYTLTGLHGLHVVAGLLVLGTILALRRDRPIVLECGGLYWHLVDIVWIFLLPLFYLAA
- a CDS encoding cytochrome c oxidase subunit I: MNASYLEAGRGPGAWLLSTDHKRVGVLYLALMSALFLTGAGIGLVMRLVQLYRFQHLITAQTYNALFTLHGVIMIFLFVIPGLPAVFGNFLLPILIGARDVAFPRLNLASFWFFAAGTAVALASLFTGGGPPDTGWSFYAPFSTRTGTNVSLAVFGVFLLGFSSMLTGINFIATIHRLRAPGMTFFRMPLFVWSLYATGWIQILATPVLAVTLILVMLERLFGVGVFDPARGGDPLLYQHLFWIYSHPAVYIMIVPAMGAVSEILPTFAHRPVFGYKAIALSSLGIASVGSLVWGHHMFTSGMSETGDVVFSVLTMLVAVPSSIKVFNWVATLHRGRIAFEPPLLYALTFIFLFAAGGITGVLQGALSVNVHVHDTYWIVGHFHYVMFGGTGFAFLAAGLHWFPKMSGRMVSRRAAFAAWFPLFTGFNLLYGGMLVAGWMGMPRRYFQHLPRYHELHVWITVGSWLLVAGLLLYVGCILWGLLRGPRAPADPWGGSTLEWTVPSPPPVENFEAIPEITAGPYALHRGTP
- a CDS encoding protoheme IX farnesyltransferase; the protein is MRLRDGFALTKFTISAFSALSAGAGFAAARHALGGGVPLAALLPLGAGTLLLAMGASAFNEVLERDLDARMRRTRDRPVARGALGPWAACAIATALCGAGAAVLGRGLGPLPQMLGLAALGWYVLVYTPLKRRSPYAVVPGALIGALPPAMGWTAAGGGPVEAPILAIGLVFFLWQVPHFWMLALLHGQDYAAAGLPTPLVRLEARAVRRLAFAWACGTAIACLLLPATGVVARPLGLAILGAGACLWVLRTAPLLGAFPGPRTVRRAFGDSNLFILEVMAALALG
- a CDS encoding SCO family protein, which produces MKHVLLPALLLMSLPARASLGVDERPGAQVPVELILRDEEGRPVVLGSLLDKPVLLTLNYFRCAGVCTPQLNGLVDALARSPGEPGDRFHVLTVSFDPRDTPDVARRKRDNYLQQIPRAVDPASWRFLTGDAAATRALADAVGFRFEAQGEDFAHPAVVTVLAPGGRVSRYLYGLTYLPAELQMAAQEAAGGRTGPTVAKALSICFRYDPAARRDVFSLTRFFGIVGVTGFLVFMITLAIQGRRRRRT
- a CDS encoding NAD(P)/FAD-dependent oxidoreductase codes for the protein METPTAVPRILILGGGFAGLEAARGLAGSRAAVTLVDRQNHHVFQPLLYQVAAATLSPEDIASPIRRLLNRAANVEVLLGEAVDLDPAARAVRLADGAVLPYDVLVLATGATHAYFGHDAWARWAPGLKDLQDALRVRDRFLETFERAEREPDPEARRALLTFVIVGGGPTGVELAGTLKEMARLSLPRDFRRIRTERARVVLVEAGPRILPAFGEDLAEAAQRSLARIGVEVRVDQAVTGVDAAGVDLGAERIPARTVLWAAGVAASPLGRCLGVPLDKAGRVPVGPDLSPPGHPEIFVLGDLAAVAQEGGRPLPGLAAVALQEGRYAARAIRADLAGRPRGAFRYRDRGTMATIGRGAAIAELGAFRFAGYGAWLLWLFVHLMLLVDFRNRVFVFWQWLWAYATAQRRARLILGRLSPRPGPPSPPG
- the coxB gene encoding cytochrome c oxidase subunit II, with translation MNAPLSLAAGGTDRVFWFWVAVSLLFYAGLTATMVAFVVRYRRGRPHRLPPSEGSLLLEVTWTLVPTGLFLAIFAFGWTDYRRMRTVPREALGVTVTGRQWSWSFRYPNGKETARLYAPVDRPIGLDVLTADVIHGFYIPDFRLKADAVPGHVNRTWFQATREGIYDIQCTVICGVDHSRMVAEAVIVPEADFRAWYFGGEEAPEPQAPQPRGLALLRDHGCLACHTLDGRPAVGPTFKGLLGRTEQVDTPRGLETIRVDERRIRTAIVDADHAPVHGYPRVMPAAALGPDDLDRAVGFLKGCR
- a CDS encoding quinol:electron acceptor oxidoreductase subunit ActD is translated as MPDTHPWGAVGLFSGPEDLLAAARALRGRGPLEAYAPHEVHGLQAALGRPEGPLAPLVGLGAALGAGAGFLLAWWTTAVDYPLRVSGKPEGSWVPLVPVVFEVAILFAAAAAALGMLLLLNGLPAFGHPLLATRAMAAITRDGYALSLEGDPAACEAALREAGARDVERVRLTVHPRRPGAALLAAGGAAAAAGLLAYGAVKVYPEVRPMVRMERQPRLNPQAPSRFFPDGRGQRPPVPGTVARGHMPPGAAGLEEASGFANPLPATAAVLAEGRAAFQARCVVCHGPLGDGRGTLGSAYGAAPANLHTDTVRAYPDGRIWWVVLKGRNAMPGHEAELEGTRAWAVVHYVRALQRARHAPDADLPEGTP
- a CDS encoding c-type cytochrome; the protein is MIRRAETAAALGGCLCLAGVFAFLVTPGLGRGRGLPRGPREATGWLDPTECPAVRGGLPPKVDPATLLDPDPAALAEARRTYDRLCAGCHGPAGRGDGPAGRGLAPPPRDFTQTGGWKHGADLAGILRTLEEGVPGTAMAPYRHLGRKARVALARVVMGLGPFDHGPEDRATLLRAFQAPEGRLPNLIPVSRAMARLAAEAAPPPPLPRAPAWAVADPARAAAALAAHPGARASDTALLGAVAAQVQDNGFTPAVLVASPERRRRFLQELP